The Asterias rubens chromosome 16, eAstRub1.3, whole genome shotgun sequence region CATGGCGCTGCAGTAATTAAGCCGTAGAATGCATCCAGCTAAGTGTTGTAACGATTATCATAGAAATAACAGAACAGAAGAGAAAGTGGGTAAggtcttgaattgaatttaaaggTGGAGACagtttttgttgtaaaatgttactcCTTCGGTCTTCTGTTCTGAACGGGTGAAAGTAAAAAAGGGTaagatgttgttgtttttgtgacaggtcatgttgttgttgtttcctaAAAGTGATAGAGCCCTGATGCATCTGATCATTGGATCTCATTCTCTCTGCCACCACTCATCAGAGAATCAGTATTTATAATTGAATTAATTGATCCATGATGGAGGAAGACAATTTTCTTTCCCCATGATTGATCTCAGTCTAAACTCTAAACTCTACTCTAGATTTGTATACTGTCCCTCCATGGTCAATGTCATGCCAGTGGCTGTGCTATAGATAGATGTGACCGATAGAATGACTGGGGACTTGTGCTGTgcattatgtattttttttctagggtaaaatgtatttatctgtttgtttgtaaagtaaaccaagtgttttgtgttttaaaattaaatgcacAGAgggaattttaattttgaaaactaGTAGGCCTAGGACTCTAGGAGGCATAGAAAGAAATGTCAGCATCACAATTGCAGGCAGTGCTGATTGCATAGTcataatgtaataataacaatcgaTCATACAGTACAGGCCTGGAGTTGCATTTACAATTATAACAATACCGTATTCTGACAGGTATCACAAGCAACAATAGAGAAATATACAGGAAACAATTTATTGTAAAAAGTGAACAAATCAATacattattgtatgcatttgcTGAGTAAACAAAGTGAGCcttaagcaagtttttgctatttatttaaaataatctgCTTCTTAATTATTGTATTTCAGATTTAGAGTCTTAACAATCAAAGTCATGATCAGACCTCAGGTGACCCAAGACCCACCCCCTTCATTAAACCTTTCCCCCGAGACCTGGCAAAAGGCTCAACATGAACTCAACGAAGACCTCTCCACGGTAGACGCCTCCATCCAAGATGTCAAAGATCTTATCATCACCCGGCCGGACATCCGTTTCCTCCGCACGGACAACAAATTCATCCTCCGCTTCCTCCGTGCGAAGAAGTTTGACTCATCTGAAGCCTTCAAGGTCATGGCAAGATACTTTGATATTAGACAGAAGAAACCTTGTTTGCTCGGGAACATCTCAGCTGAGAACACCAACATCCAGCAAGCATTGCTTGGTGGGTTCCCAGGTGTCCTCAGTAAGCTTGATCCCTTTGGGCGTCGGATTCTTGTGATCTTTGTCGCCAGCTGGGAGGAGTGGCTTTTTAGCTACCTCCACATCCTTCAGGCCCTGGTGCTGAGTTTAGAGTTCATGTTAGAAGATGAAGAGACTCAGATTAATGGATTCAATTTTATCATCGACTGGACGGGAGTGACTTTCAAGCAAGTTTCCAACCTCAGTCCGGCCTTGATGAAGCGAACAGTTGAGGTTTTCCAGGTGagaaacttaaagggaaggtacacgtttggtaactgtcaaagaccagtcttctcacttggtgtatctcaacaaaagcataaaataacaagcctgtgaaaatttgagctaaaatggtcatcgaggttgcgagaaaatgatgagagaaaaaaacacccttgttggacgaatttgtgtgctttcagataggaataaaatacttctggctagaagtcttttaatattttagtgataaattacctctttctcaaaatctgtgcttcttcagagggagccgtttctcacaatgttttatactatcaacagctctccaatgcatgtcagtttttaagttaatatttgttttgagtagttaccaaacgtgtacattccctttaatctGAAGTACAGTCTGCAAAGTATcctaatggaaacatcacaccaacttatTGTAGAGATGGGTAAAGAAGAAAATTTTAGTTGTGGGAGGAACCCCTATCTATAGGGAAAAAAACATgtagtcaggtagggactgaaaaacccgaccacatgcaaggctctggtccggGTATCGAACCGGGGTCTATAGAGGTATTGAAAGGCggggacagaaaccactgagcctaCCTAATTGGCCAGAAGAACATGAagagaacaaataaataaaactgaaGCCCTTTCTAGATCATTCTTTTATAAATGCATTCTCATTCTTTTATAACCCggctggtcattgggccatttGTTTCACTCCTTTAACCATCTTAGCTCTCTCTTAGGAGTATACatcctgtgctgccaaatatctAGCGCgccaagctaaatcaatcacaagaaccgtctctgccctcacaggtacccatttacccctgggtggagagaagcaattatagttaagtgtcttgctcaacagctcaagtgtcacgacctggattcgaaccccaaaACCTGTCCGttgcactaaaccactcggccacagaGAACCACGAATGGAAAGCTTCTTAAGTGTGTACCAAAGTGTAATTTTGTATGggtttaaaagtaaacaaatctaATGGACACATTTAATTTGATATTTTAGGATTGTTTTCCTGGTCGGCTTGGAGGACTTCATATGCTGAACCAGCCATGGTACGTGGAGGCAGCGTTGACGATGTGCAAACCATTCCTGAAAGATTCCACCAGAAAAAAGGTCAGACAGGTCTCAGTGTTACAACTCGGTTTTGGTTTTCAGTCAGAACAGTTGGGCAACCACGACTGAACTGAAGATGTAAAAACTCTGCCGAACCtcaaaagcccttttcacatagATTTTGTTTACCCTACATTGACCCGGTGCACTTTCACTCTGTGTCCCTATTCAACAGGATTTGGGTtgcatgtttcaagaataccccagggttttaccgcttacccccACTCCAGCGCAGGGGTGGATTTTCCCCGGGGTATGTGCATTTGCCATAGTGTTAGAAGGGCTAAAGATGTTTCTTGGTGGAGTCGCCGAAAACACACCCCAGACAAGTTGCGATGAGGTCAAAGACGGACAAAAATAATCTGAAATTGTCAGAGTTAGGGGTCAAACAAAATACATGAGCAGGAGGAGAAACTGAAATTTCCAATCAAACTGTATTTTATAACATACCATTTAAGACTGGCGCTCCAAAGGTTTCCTGTAAATGATGCCAAACTTTTGTtgtaaattttacaaatttgttagcAGTGTATTGCCAATGCCACATAATATTGTGACAAACAATTGCATGCTTCGATTACTAAAAATCAGTAAATTTAccttgttgtttgtttacagaTCTATCTCCATGGAAACAACCTATCCACCTTACATGCAAGGATACACAAAGAAACGCTTCCCGCCGAACTGGGCGGAACGAACCCACCTTACAATCACTACTCATGGGCTAAGACGCTGATTGGCTGCAACTTCAAACCTAATTTGCATAGTGACCTACCAGTACACCATGTGTTCAGTCAATTTGGTGGTGATGCTGAGAGGTAAGTTtaactgacgatgactagagcaagctagtcgcaacgttgagaccaattcaagaactgactccgcggtaattacgatcctataagccaaagtagtagtcccagccaattttctataccttccgcccgggtagtagttaatttgttatttttttcctcaTCAATTCACCTGGCTTTCCGCGTGATGCTAAAAAGTTATCTCCAATGATCTGTTTTTTGTCTGATTGTGTCTCAGGTTTTATCTGACATCCAAAGAGCCAGAAATTGCAACGCTGGAGGTCAGCAGCACGGAGGAAAAACAGACTGAGAATAGACCTCTCATTACGCTGGACTAAAAGAGATCATTTTCATTTGAGAAACCGAAAATAGCTGCACTTCTGACTTTCaatagacttggttccaagtctttgatcgtggcttttagttgtcctgatagccgctacaaacagcgcTCTCTTGTGATCAACCTCCATCATTTAGCCTAAGAGTTAGGGCAcgtgatagctaataatgtggaggcgtttttcgtggctgagatgcagaaCAATAACCgtgatctaagacttgaatcaagtctagactTTCACTAGTTCGATTACTCTATGCTGCAAAGCAGTTCACCATATTTCCCGTAATCTTTGATGGATTTTGATACTATCGCGATGTTAAAAAGTATAAGTTTGGGCTGTGTACGGGAGCTGGGAAAGATAACAGGAATGCTATGGGCCCaaaagactgtgcaagtcttgcgcgTACTTTAACACTTTGGTCCGATGTACATTGCTGTTATGTGTGAAAGAAAGAAACTTGCATGCGCAAACTTTAACACTTGTATTCTCAAAGAAACTTGCGCGCTTTAATGGGTCCCAATGCCCCAATACATTCAAGACTTTGCATGCAGTCTgcaaccaggggtcgattttcacaaaactcttcctaacttaggacggaTCCTGGATTTTGGATGAGTCCCAGCTGTAAGATCAATCCTATGTAAGACTGTTCTTTAGAATTTATCTCCAGtttggacgagttactcgtgCTAACTTGAGATGAAACGAGCTTTAACACTGTGTGAAACACAGACCACTGGGCATTAATGTCAAACATTCTATAAAGGACCTAGTTATTGTTATTCATCATGACAACTGTCtacgtgcccccccccccctcccctataAGAATGGTGCTGACACCTCAACAaagtttataaaataattgtgtGGCAGTCAACTTGAAATGTATTCCTGCAAAGGATCGTCCTCCATTTGTACTTTTCCAGAACGTTGTTAGTATTTTGCTTGTCATGCATtggtgcataaaataatagcTGTTTGATATAATGTTTGTACAGAAGATACAGTGCATCCCACCCACAAGAAATCTTGGTAATGGTTCTGTTTAAACCAAACAAGATATTATTAGTGCATAAGTTGTACCTGCCAACTCCCaacagaccgatccattaagctccgcccattgtgtattgaccaatcacaacccattgtgCACCCAAAAGTCCGACAAATCcaggtctgacatgcgtgcgcgtatgcttggctcgcgcggcagagttgtgcagaatggcattggagaggctcacgtgttcttgctcacacacgacgtgggcggagcctaatgtaTCGATCTATTAACAtgcgagcgctctaccaactgagctatcttagCCCCAATGTTGGaggtctccttattttgtcagcATATTTGTTcagggtgcctgtcagaagccatacaacctgaaACTATAACCAGGGAACATAATGTGATCCAAAAATGTGTGCAATTCCATCGAATGCTCGATGAATTTTATACCAATATGTATTTTTTGTGCAATTGTATTTAGTGCTATATTTATAAGTATGTGTATCacacttgtttacaaaatgttatGTGCAATATTTCATAATTTAACATAGAAcccattaaaattttaaaaagacaacATATGACATTGCTAGTGTTGATaactttcatttttatttcttcaaaaaATGTTGATAAGTCTTTCTACAAAAATCACCtattacttttaaattattcaCAGTTCTTTTTGGTCTAGACTTATGTACACGCTGACAAAGTACGTAactttttcttcattttgaaATTCAATATACAGTCTATTTGGTCGTTTGCGAAAACACGGTTTGGATCTTTAGCTCCGGCTTGGGCTATGTCAGTTATTTTAGATATGTGTGCGTTTTGGTGCAGGGCTTCATACATGCAGACAGAGCCCAAAACAGAGCCTGAAACCCAAGCCATGGTTTCGCAAAGGGCCTATGTAACACACAATGGGCCAAGGCACAAGCCTGTGCAATTTGTTGCACTGAATTTTGGTTGAAGCATaaaataaagtgtttttttattaagagAGAACAAAATGAAGAACTCACCCACTGGCATTGAGCTGCCTTTGAGCTGCTTTAATGAAAAAATTACTCGGGCACCAGTCGCACattgtaacctgtttttgctaagcaagattgtcctgtgcttagcaggtttttgtgcttatgcgGGCTTTAAgaaatttgggccctggtgaagatattttaaataaattatttttaaaagatgGAAGGAAAGGGAAGATAAGAATATGACTACTGTGCTGCTACTCTAAAACGAAGTCAAATGTGGAAGAATATAAAATGTCTTATAAAATAGCGAGAACAAACCATGAGAAATTAAGAATGCCTTAATGTCTTCATACTTCTCATGCTTTTGCAATTTAACTCGGTAATTATGTAGTACAACGGATTGgttgagctgacaaaatagtcgtaGATAGTGTACATATTTTGTGTGATCAATCattttgggaattgtcaaagaccagtatggCACTAAGTGTGACCCAacacacataaaataaccaaaataGGAATCGCAAAACCAAAAATTGCAAGACAgcgtttaaaaaacaaaagcatgtacttgtttttcttgtgttgTGTTTTCTATTTCCTGTGTCAATCAAGAGagttttaaaagatgtttttgtaaccattttatatgtaaatttctttaaaggcaaaacAATGAAATGAACATTTTAAGGATTTCTTTCTTGTTCTCTTTCTTCCATTTGACTACATTTCCATTACATGATTCAccgttgtacatgtacctttggtatctggcccaacttcatggctctgcttatcgccaaATTATGTGCTAATAATCTGCTGCACAATGAGCGCCAAATTTCAGGCAAACtatgtaagcgaagaatgcctagtaaagtgAAGAACGCATGCGCTtaatccatagagttatatataagaactagagcgcgcactggcctatatacgcgccccggtatgcgagcaggcggccattttctaagttgacaaaacagctatctcacagcgtgtgtttgtgcggccattttgtaagttgaacaaacagcatcgcgttagcgttcaataaaaaaaacctcaaacgtgtatttcatattcaacgcgcgtgcataATGatgcgcttgtcatcttgcggtcccgtggcatTTGtacacgaagcatcactcgtgtgctctctagttcttatatataactctatggcttAATCACAAAAGATTCTCTGCTGACGGTaggcagagccattaaattggaCTCAGATTATAACACGATATTACTTTTTAACCAGTTTatgtaaaacacaattttgttagAACTGTAACTGTAATATTGTCAACAAGAGTACTGAGTTTTAGTGAATATattaaatgaattgaattgataaatgtaaacaagaataccaagtttttttgttcaattttccTACATCTGATCTTCACTCAGTTTCTGTGCATCTTGggtaaattcaacatttttgttcatGATAACAATGTTAGTGTGACATTGACAGAATAAAATATAGTACATGATTTCTTACTTCATAGAgagaaaaacataaaaagaaacgtggtacaaaacaaaaaattccacTTTTACAAATACTGCAATTAGATGTTCTATGATTTCAAATTGGTGAACTTACTGTGGATTAAAAGTACTGATggttcaaaaaaaaaacttcttactATTAAATAATAAGCACAATTAAAATTTctacaaacattacaaaaaacTGAAATACAGCAGCCTAACGATAACATGAAAGAAAATTGcacatcattttgttgtgaataAATTCTTCACTTTAAAACCaatcaacattttgatttataaTGAAcctgaaaaatacaaaaaaaatatgccGTTTCAGAggacatttaaaacaaatccactATTTCAATTAAGACCATTtggaaataatttatttgactTTCTATCAACCTTTTTAAGTGACACTGCAATTTTAGCTTTCCTTTCCAATTACAAACTTCATGACAGAGGCTGGTAGCATAATAGTCTGTTCCCAGTGTTTTTGTCAGTGCCATTATCATTACAGCACACGGGAAACCTGACTACATAGATGTAGAATCAGGCCTGGTCATGGTGGCCAGGGAAGACTTGccttctgttgcccctggtcttggccttggtgccccttcaaaagtttcccataaactTTATGTTTTTCCAATACAAGTGCCctataaaaaaatgaatttctTTGAGGCCATGGAGGCTTTGccttctgttgcccctggtcttggcctcgatGCCTTTCAAAACTTTCCCATACACTTTATAGAGGTTTTTCCAATGCAAGTGCCTTTGGTAACATGAATTTCACAGAGGCCTTTCCTTCAGTTACCCCTGGTCTTGGTACCCCTTCACAAGTTTCCAATATACTTCTAAGTCTTTCTCTAATgtaagtgccctttgtaaaatgaatttCACGGAGGCTACAGAGGCATTGCCTTCTGTTGCCCCTGTTCTGGCCTTGGAGCCCCTTAAAAGTTCCACTAGACAAAGTTTTGTCAATgcaagtgccctttgtaaaatgaatttTAGGCCATTGACGCTTTGCCTTCTGttgcccctagtcttggccttggtgcccctttaaatgtAGGTGCCCTTTGTAACAcgaaaaatggccttgccctctcaaagatgaagttccagGTCTGTGGAATTACCTCAACATCAGCCTCCAACCGAAAACATaaaatccaatccaatccaatccaatccaatccaatccaatcaaGCACATGTATgaacacaaatttaatttatgtgttgaaatgttttaaaattaataacaataaaaactgaaataaattgTAATTGCAACATAAACACACTTCAAATGGCAACAACAATTATTCCTTCTCTATGCTTCCATGAAATATCCATGAAATTAtccacaaaaataaatatattttgtgaGAACTATTTATAAAAGTGAGGCAACTACCAATGCAAAAAGATTTAATGCATTCGATTGAGCAATtcgcgagttagatttgaataatgtctggttaCCCAGTTGCTTGGTCACAATTtactgcttacatttgaattacctcagactatagagacagttgctacatatgtcaaatggtttggggcaagctttCGTGTATAGCTGCTGCCAGATGAGCAGAACCTGGTACCATTATGCCATACACATTTATTGAAAaatgtgtatgggtgttcaccgtatgcaaagcttgccccgaatcatgtgacatagtaaCTGTCTCTTTAGTCTGGGGAAATTGAATTTGAAGTTGTAACTTGTGTCTAAGCTGGTCGTGGTACCAGACATAATTgaaatctaactcacaaatgactttttaaaaatatttacagCAGATTACTTGATCACAGCAAAAATATGCTTTCCCGCTTTTGGGGGAAAAACTCCAAAGAATACTAGTTATTCTTTGCTGTAACATGTAATACTGTGCCCTCAATTGGCGAGTTAGAGAAAAAAATCTCTAATGAAAGAGCTGAGGTTTTGTAGTTTTGTAGACACGATTGTACAGACCCGCTTAAAAAAATTTATCTTTTGATAAGAAATTCGCTTTGAACCAGTCATAAACATTAATCCCTATGGTATTTTGCCGGTACCCGTGTCTGCTCGGCAAGATTTTACTGTGCTTGGCGATTGTGTACAACCTTACGACCTTAATACTTACAACATCACATTATCAGAGAAgggccacagagcctggaccagGCCACAAAGGACTTCATTGCCCCAGTCTTGTCCTCTCTAAAGTTTCCCAATcaaagtgtcctttgcaaaattaaaaatgccttgccctctcaaagatgaaatttcggGCACAATCTTATACACGGCTCAATTGGAggaaaactttttattttgtagaaaaatacaaacatgttcATCACACAATTGTTATCACATTTTTATATAGCAAGGGGGCCGACATGAAACTTGTTCCGCAGTTATTTGTACCATTTTTATGTGGTGGTTGTGATACTAAACCTTCCGATATGACCAGTGTTAGAGTGTAAAATCTTGCCTGCCAGGTAATGCCCTGGAATACAAAGTCGCTCTTATTGGTGGCTTAGTCTAGACTTGGCATTTCTGCGCAGTTATATTTTTAGCACTGTTTGTCGCTGAGCACAAGTTTTGCTTGGCGCTGAACTAGTGCGCTCTAGTACAGGAAGGTTACCATTGATGCAGCACCATTTTAAAGAATACTAATTTGCTGTGCTTGCTTTGTACCGCCATTATTTAGTACTGTGATAGCGTGTACAtgattgtacattgtacatgtatgctaagCAGCAGGTCAAAAGTCGTGCACACAATTGTAATATTGATCCAGTTTACcaattggtgggcaatgtcactgtgcgctattcagtgaagtgcgtaTTTTAGGCGACGCGATGTTTACaagtaaacctattgaccacaaAAAtagtgagcgtggcacagtcgctgcgtgtgacttgtgtgcaaggggtcaataactCAACAGCTTTCACTCTTGGTGCTGTTTTGTTCTGTGGCGTTAGATGACAAGCGTGGTTCATTTGCAAATCTGGTCGATCTAAATTAAGAAGCGTTTATCCAAAAGAGGCTGATTTATTTTGAGCATTTATTCCAACTGAAACTTGTCCACAAACCAGAAAATGAAGCTGCTTCCTTGAGCGACGGAGCCAGCGTACATTTGAATTTCACCCGTTAGGTCGATCGGTTGCCTGGATTACCAATCGCTGTTGCCATGGTGATGTAATCAGTGGATACCTCTGTGACTGTTGAACAATATAAAGAAGatgatgattattttgtattgtaataATTTGattcaaaaaaataacaaatctcgTACCCTTTAAAAGTCCCTTGAAAATCAGAACAGGGTTAGCTTGATGAATAAGAATGCTTAAAATTGTCATGCACACAAatgttatataaaaatacattacaaattaaaaaatttaaatactAGTAGGCCTCTATTACTCTTTACGTTTAGTCTAGGAAGTGGAaacaaatgttaaaggcagtggacactattggtaattgtcaaagactagccttcacagttggtgtatctcaacatatgcataaaataaccaacctgtgaaaatttgagctcaatcggtcatcgaagttgcaagataataatgaatgaaaaaacaaccttgtcacacaaagttgtgtgcattttagatggttggttttgagacctcaagttctaaatctgaggtctcgaaatcaaattcgtggaaaattacttctttctcgaaaactatggcacttcagagggagccgtttctcacgatgttttataccatcaacctctccccattactcgttacagaggaaggttttgtgctaataattattttgagtaattaccaatagtgtccactgcctttaaatagcctGAAGTTTGGACCCGAGCAGAGTATTTCTCAAAGGTTAAATGACAACAAGACAAGTGTATTAGTGTAACAGTCAAGTGgaatacatgaatagagagggaggggggggggggcagaaagTGCATAGAAAAAGCAGGGGTAAACAATGCATATGGAGACACAAGGTATTGGGAGACGGAGgggctggtttgaccacaagaagTTGGAAATACAAAGGGCAAGATCAAAGTTAGAAAGAGGGAGGAAAAGTAATTTGTTAGTAATGAGACACGCTATAAAAGGAAACATCTGTTGGGAAAAGGAGAAGGCAAGACAAAAAGTTACATAGATCAGTTGTTTCCTTCTTTGAATTCATAAACAGTCACTTGAGACACCGAACCCCAAAACGCAACAATGATTATTAACAGTAGAGTAACTTTACAGGGGGCAAATTGGCTACAAATCTTTGTGGTCTCCAAAGTCTTAAGTCAACAGCTGCAGGGCCAAATATTTTAATCGATAAATACAAACGATTCGTGTAAAAATATcactatttaaaggaacacgttgccttggat contains the following coding sequences:
- the LOC117301157 gene encoding clavesin-1-like, which encodes MIRPQVTQDPPPSLNLSPETWQKAQHELNEDLSTVDASIQDVKDLIITRPDIRFLRTDNKFILRFLRAKKFDSSEAFKVMARYFDIRQKKPCLLGNISAENTNIQQALLGGFPGVLSKLDPFGRRILVIFVASWEEWLFSYLHILQALVLSLEFMLEDEETQINGFNFIIDWTGVTFKQVSNLSPALMKRTVEVFQDCFPGRLGGLHMLNQPWYVEAALTMCKPFLKDSTRKKIYLHGNNLSTLHARIHKETLPAELGGTNPPYNHYSWAKTLIGCNFKPNLHSDLPVHHVFSQFGGDAERFYLTSKEPEIATLEVSSTEEKQTENRPLITLD